The following are from one region of the Chlamydiota bacterium genome:
- a CDS encoding prephenate dehydrogenase → MKKQSSDLSLYMPASKTIRNPQSAIRICIVGMGLIGGSLGLALKKNFRGIEVVGVVHQKKNIHLVLSKKAADFATLNLEEGIQGAKWIILATPPLTFETILKKLSSLCDSNQIIMDVGSVKGPVMESYRRHLKKRIPYLGAHPITGSEEKGIGAAQEDLFQGATCILTPDQNTSSKTLKEAKQFWKTLHALPVVKSAALHDQIFAYVSHLPHLISFGLAYALQGKQNFIPLSGQAWQDMTRIAHSSPLLWTEILTLNRQNVYESLRRFLQGLKKMEKDLQKNRPESIKKFFSHAQQILKDGNLL, encoded by the coding sequence ATGAAAAAACAAAGTTCTGACTTATCACTTTACATGCCAGCATCCAAAACAATCCGCAATCCGCAATCCGCAATCCGCATTTGTATTGTTGGCATGGGTTTAATCGGGGGTTCTTTGGGGCTGGCCCTCAAGAAGAATTTTCGTGGCATAGAAGTGGTTGGGGTCGTTCATCAGAAAAAAAATATTCATCTTGTCCTTTCCAAAAAAGCAGCTGATTTTGCCACGCTCAATCTTGAAGAAGGCATTCAGGGGGCGAAATGGATTATTTTAGCGACACCTCCCCTCACTTTTGAAACGATTCTCAAGAAATTATCTTCCCTGTGTGACTCTAATCAAATCATTATGGATGTTGGAAGTGTTAAGGGTCCGGTGATGGAATCTTATCGAAGGCATCTCAAAAAACGGATTCCATATCTAGGAGCTCATCCTATTACGGGTTCTGAAGAAAAGGGGATAGGTGCTGCCCAAGAAGATCTTTTTCAGGGTGCTACCTGTATTCTCACTCCAGACCAGAACACTTCATCCAAAACCTTAAAAGAAGCGAAACAGTTTTGGAAAACTCTTCACGCCCTTCCCGTTGTAAAATCCGCTGCTTTACATGACCAAATATTTGCCTATGTCAGCCACCTTCCCCATTTAATTTCATTTGGTTTAGCCTATGCTCTTCAAGGAAAGCAGAATTTCATCCCTTTATCTGGACAGGCATGGCAAGACATGACTCGAATTGCTCATAGTTCTCCTCTCCTTTGGACCGAGATCCTCACCTTAAATCGTCAAAATGTTTATGAGAGTTTAAGAAGGTTTTTACAGGGGCTAAAAAAAATGGAAAAAGACCTCCAAAAGAACCGGCCAGAATCAATTAAAAAATTCTTTTCCCATGCTCAGCAGATTTTAAAAGATGGAAATCTTTTATGA
- a CDS encoding 1-acyl-sn-glycerol-3-phosphate acyltransferase has product MKVGQKLYQWIHIAFYESTYWGFRCFFKIFFRHQVWGRENVPLDGACILASNHTSFGDPPIVGISHSREMYYFARSTLMKNPFSKLLFQLWNCIPVDRKEPAPGSLKKALKVLKEGYPLLLFPEGTRSLDGKLQPGKMGIGFIAHKTKAPVIPFYIDGAYDILPKGTHWPRFKKLKVFIGKSLAFPDLYSQRGSEEIYQRISDEVMEAIKQLKMKSEELSV; this is encoded by the coding sequence ATGAAGGTGGGCCAAAAATTATATCAATGGATCCATATCGCTTTTTATGAATCAACTTATTGGGGATTTAGGTGTTTTTTTAAAATCTTTTTTAGACACCAAGTTTGGGGTCGTGAAAATGTCCCTTTAGACGGAGCCTGCATCCTGGCTTCCAATCATACAAGTTTCGGAGATCCTCCGATTGTCGGCATCTCTCATTCCAGAGAGATGTATTACTTTGCTCGTTCAACCCTCATGAAGAATCCTTTTTCAAAACTTTTGTTTCAACTGTGGAATTGCATTCCTGTTGACCGGAAAGAACCTGCCCCTGGAAGTTTGAAAAAGGCCCTAAAAGTCCTGAAAGAGGGTTATCCCTTGCTTCTTTTCCCGGAAGGAACACGTAGCCTGGATGGAAAATTGCAACCTGGAAAAATGGGAATTGGCTTCATTGCTCATAAGACAAAAGCTCCTGTAATTCCCTTTTACATTGATGGAGCCTACGATATTCTCCCCAAAGGAACGCATTGGCCTCGCTTCAAAAAACTGAAAGTTTTTATTGGGAAATCCCTCGCTTTTCCTGATCTCTATTCTCAAAGAGGAAGTGAAGAAATTTATCAAAGAATCAGTGATGAGGTGATGGAAGCGATCAAGCAATTAAAAATGAAGAGTGAAGAATTAAGTGTTTGA
- the rpsA gene encoding 30S ribosomal protein S1: MGKSQKEEKKTDMVETKENEEVIGAEDFRKLYQSTFKDVEEDKIVKGTVISIRGKDVLIDIGYKSEGTISLDEFRTSDRPKPGDVIEVYLEMKEDEDGIVVLSKQKADKVLGWERIIASCKEGQTVEGRVCKKVKGGLMVDIGMDAFLPASQIDVKPLRDISLDHYLGKVYTFKVIKINAERRNVILSRRELLEEQRKEGRTKLLEEIKVGDVRKGVIKNITDFGAFVDLTGIDGLLHITDMTWGRIGHPSEILSIGQSVQVIILDFDREKQRVSLGLKQLQPSPWEKSGEKYSIGTRVKGRVVNIVPYGVFVELEKGIEGLIHISELSWIKRINHPSEIMKLDDEVEAVVLEIDSANKKLSLGVKQTEMNPWNLIANKYPQGTKVKGVVRNLVTYGAFVEIEQGVDGLIHISDFSWTRKINRPSEILKKGDEVEAVVLSVDAENKKVALGVKQLQEDPWQRISEIYQPGQIVEGKITKITGFGAFLELEGGIEGLVHISQITSREFKKVENILKEGDLAKAIILRVEQNERRIALSMKDLEEGNISGKEV, translated from the coding sequence ATGGGTAAGTCCCAGAAGGAGGAGAAAAAGACAGACATGGTAGAAACCAAAGAAAATGAGGAAGTTATTGGAGCAGAGGATTTTAGGAAGCTTTATCAGAGCACCTTTAAGGATGTTGAAGAGGATAAAATTGTTAAAGGGACCGTTATCAGTATCCGTGGGAAAGACGTTTTAATTGATATTGGATATAAATCAGAGGGGACGATTTCCCTTGATGAATTTAGAACGAGTGACAGGCCTAAGCCTGGGGATGTAATTGAAGTTTATTTAGAGATGAAAGAAGATGAAGATGGTATTGTCGTTCTTTCTAAGCAGAAAGCAGATAAAGTTTTAGGATGGGAAAGAATTATTGCCTCATGTAAAGAGGGGCAAACCGTCGAGGGCCGTGTTTGTAAGAAAGTTAAAGGCGGCCTCATGGTTGATATTGGAATGGACGCCTTTCTTCCCGCTTCTCAAATTGATGTGAAACCCCTTCGTGATATTTCTCTCGATCATTATTTAGGAAAAGTTTACACCTTCAAGGTCATTAAAATTAATGCTGAACGGCGCAATGTTATTTTATCCAGACGTGAGCTTTTAGAGGAGCAACGTAAGGAAGGTCGAACAAAACTGTTAGAAGAAATTAAAGTTGGGGATGTTCGTAAGGGAGTGATCAAAAACATCACCGATTTTGGCGCTTTTGTTGATTTAACTGGAATTGACGGTCTTCTTCACATTACCGATATGACGTGGGGAAGAATTGGTCACCCTTCAGAAATACTCTCTATTGGTCAAAGCGTTCAGGTGATCATTTTGGATTTTGACCGAGAGAAACAGCGTGTTTCTTTAGGACTCAAGCAGCTCCAGCCAAGTCCCTGGGAAAAGTCAGGTGAGAAATATTCAATTGGCACTCGGGTCAAGGGCCGTGTGGTGAACATTGTTCCTTATGGCGTTTTTGTTGAACTTGAAAAAGGAATAGAAGGTCTCATTCATATTTCAGAATTATCCTGGATTAAACGGATCAATCACCCCTCGGAAATTATGAAATTGGATGATGAAGTAGAGGCGGTTGTTCTTGAAATTGATTCTGCTAATAAGAAATTATCTTTGGGTGTGAAGCAGACCGAGATGAATCCCTGGAATTTAATTGCCAATAAATATCCTCAAGGCACCAAGGTTAAAGGGGTTGTTAGAAATCTCGTCACCTATGGCGCCTTTGTTGAAATTGAACAAGGGGTGGATGGGTTGATTCATATTTCGGATTTTTCTTGGACGCGGAAAATTAATCGCCCATCAGAGATTTTGAAAAAAGGGGATGAAGTTGAAGCCGTTGTTTTATCTGTGGATGCTGAAAATAAGAAGGTGGCTTTGGGAGTTAAACAGCTTCAAGAAGATCCCTGGCAGAGAATCTCTGAAATCTATCAGCCCGGTCAAATCGTTGAGGGAAAGATCACGAAGATTACCGGTTTTGGTGCCTTTCTTGAATTAGAAGGTGGGATCGAGGGATTGGTTCATATTTCTCAAATCACAAGCCGAGAATTTAAAAAAGTTGAAAATATTCTCAAGGAGGGTGATTTGGCCAAGGCGATTATCTTGCGTGTTGAGCAAAATGAAAGAAGAATTGCGTTAAGCATGAAAGACCTTGAAGAGGGTAATATCTCAGGAAAAGAAGTCTAA
- a CDS encoding tyrosine--tRNA ligase, which yields MISPKDQLFALKRGVVDLFSEEELLKKLEKSLQENRPLRIKYGADPSAPDIHLGHTVPLRKLRQFQECGHIVVFIIGDFTATIGDPSGQSKTRPILSHDQVMANAKTYQEQIFKILRKDLTEIHFNSEWFGKMKFSDVVQLASQSSVAQMLERNDFSIRYREGKPISILEFLYPLIQGYDSVMIKSDVEIGGTDQTFNLLVGRTLQKNSNQEAQIVMTLPLLEGLDGKMKMSKSLGNIIGVTDSPKEIFGKTMSIPDELISKYFELLTDIETEAIERMTRQMKEGSLNPMEAKKILGQKIVKGLYDEENAKFALEEFTRIFSKKELPQEIEQFFCNQENENKEIWIVKVLQDSGLAPSSSEGRRLIRQGAVTLDGKRVSDENSQVVLKSGMILSAGKRKFRKVEFKTS from the coding sequence ATGATTTCTCCAAAAGACCAGTTATTTGCTTTGAAACGCGGCGTCGTTGATCTCTTTTCTGAAGAAGAACTTCTTAAAAAGCTTGAAAAATCTCTTCAAGAAAATCGTCCCCTCAGAATCAAATATGGGGCAGATCCCTCCGCTCCCGATATTCATCTAGGTCACACGGTCCCTCTCAGGAAATTAAGGCAATTTCAAGAATGCGGCCATATTGTTGTTTTTATCATCGGAGATTTTACAGCGACCATTGGAGACCCTTCAGGCCAATCTAAGACTCGACCCATCCTTAGCCATGACCAAGTGATGGCTAATGCAAAAACCTATCAAGAGCAAATCTTTAAAATTTTAAGAAAAGATTTAACAGAAATTCATTTTAACAGTGAGTGGTTTGGAAAAATGAAATTTTCTGACGTGGTTCAACTGGCTTCTCAGTCGAGCGTTGCTCAAATGCTCGAGAGAAATGATTTTTCAATTCGATACCGTGAAGGAAAACCCATTTCCATTTTAGAATTTCTTTATCCCCTGATTCAGGGTTATGATTCGGTGATGATTAAATCTGATGTTGAGATCGGTGGAACCGATCAGACCTTTAATCTTTTGGTGGGAAGAACGCTTCAAAAAAATTCAAATCAAGAAGCTCAAATCGTCATGACGCTTCCTCTTCTCGAAGGATTAGACGGGAAAATGAAAATGAGTAAAAGCCTAGGAAATATAATTGGCGTCACAGATTCTCCGAAAGAAATTTTTGGAAAAACAATGTCGATCCCTGATGAACTCATCTCAAAATATTTTGAATTATTGACCGATATAGAAACTGAAGCGATTGAGCGTATGACCCGGCAAATGAAGGAAGGTTCACTTAATCCGATGGAGGCCAAGAAAATTTTGGGTCAAAAAATTGTAAAAGGTCTCTATGATGAAGAAAATGCAAAATTTGCTCTTGAAGAATTCACGAGAATTTTCTCAAAAAAAGAACTTCCTCAAGAGATAGAACAATTTTTTTGTAATCAAGAAAATGAAAATAAAGAAATCTGGATTGTAAAAGTTTTGCAAGATTCTGGATTGGCTCCTTCGAGTAGCGAGGGAAGAAGACTCATCCGTCAAGGCGCTGTAACCCTTGATGGAAAAAGGGTTTCAGATGAAAATAGTCAGGTTGTCTTGAAGAGCGGAATGATTCTCAGTGCAGGGAAAAGAAAATTTCGTAAAGTAGAATTTAAAACATCTTGA